The nucleotide sequence ATCCAGTGAGTGTGAATATTGGAGCGCAGcacctatctagtcctgtctttaaGGAAAGGAGACGTGTAAAGGAATCCAGTGAGTGTGAATATTGGAGCGCAGcacctatctagtcctgtctttaaGGAAAGGAGACGTGTAAAGGAAGCCAGTGAGTGTGAATATTGGAGCGCAGcacctatctagtcctgtctttaaGGAAAGGAGACGTGTAAAGGAAGTCAGTCTAGGTCCTAGGTGATTTCACTGCTCATAATTCAacattacatttgagtcatttagcagatgctcttatccagagagacttacagttagtgaattcatcttcagatagctaggtgggacaaccacatctcaGTCATAGTTAGTGAATTCATCTTcggatagctaggtgggacaacacatctcagtcatagtcggtacatttttcctcattaaagtagttatcagcaaagtcaaGTGCGAGTGTTAGTTCAGTAAAGGTGTTTGTTACTCAGTCCAACCCTCTCACCACTCACCTGATGAGGGTCCTCCACGGCGGTCATATACTCCACCACCGCCCCTCCACTGTCAACGAGCACCACCGAGGTCATGACACATGCCCCTCCAGGCTAGATCCAGCCCCGGCCTACTCACTGCTGCCTCCTGGCCCCACCTCGCTCTGCTGCCCCACGCTGGTGGCCTCTGGTACTGCAGCAAGGCCACAGCTCAGACCActgaggaagagacagaagaaaAGTTATTTAAACTTTATGAAGCCAGTCGTTGAGATCCCGGACAGGCCTACACGATGATAAGAGAGCCCGGACAGGCCTACACGGTGGTAAGAGAGCCCGGACAGGCCTACACGGTGGTAAGAGAGCCTGGACAGGCCTACACGGTGGTAAGAGAGCCTGGACAGGCCTACACGGTGGTAAGAGAGCCTGGACAGGCCTACACGGTGGTAAGAGAGCCTGGACAGGCCTACACGGTGGTAAGAGAGCCTGGACAGGCCTACACGATGGTAAGAGAGCCTGGACAGGCCTACACGGTGGTAAGAGAGCCTGGACAGGCCTACACGATGGTAAGAGAGCCTGGACAGGCCTACACGATGGTAAGAGAGCCCGGACAGGCCTACACGATGGGAAGAGAGCCCGGACAGGCCTACACGATGGGAAGAGAGCCCGGACAGGCCTACACGATGGGAAGAGAGCCCGGACAGGCCTACACGATGGGAAGAGAGCCCGGACAGGCCTACACGATGGGAAGAGAGCCCGGACAGGCCTACACGATGGGAAGAGAGCCCGGACAGGCCTACACGATGGGAAGAGAGCCCGGACAGGCCTACACGATGGGAAGAGAGCCCGGACAGGCCTACACGATGGGAAGAGAGCCCGGACAGGCCTACACGATGGGAAGAGAGCCCGGACAGGCCTACACGATGGGAAGAGAGCCCGGACAGGCCTACACGATGGGAAGAGAGCCCGGACAGGCCTACACGATGGGAAGAGAGCCCGGACAGGCCTACACGATGGGAAGAGAGCCCGGACAGGCCTACACGATGGGAAGAGAGCCCGGACAGGCCTACACGATGGGAAGAGAGCCCGGACAGGCCTACATGATGGGAAGAGAGCCCGGACAGGCACGATGGGAAGAGAGCCCGGACAGGCCTACACGGTGGGAAGAGAACCCGGACAGGCCTACACGATGGGAAGAGAGCCCGGACAGGCCTACACGATGGTCTAGAGAAACATCCAGCTGCTGCTCTCTTCCCTTCTGAGCCAC is from Oncorhynchus gorbuscha isolate QuinsamMale2020 ecotype Even-year unplaced genomic scaffold, OgorEven_v1.0 Un_scaffold_1537, whole genome shotgun sequence and encodes:
- the LOC124023193 gene encoding foot protein 1 variant 1-like — translated: MIREPGQAYTVVREPGQAYTVVREPGQAYTVVREPGQAYTVVREPGQAYTVVREPGQAYTVVREPGQAYTMVREPGQAYTVVREPGQAYTMVREPGQAYTMVREPGQAYTMGREPGQAYTMGREPGQAYTMGREPGQAYTMGREPGQAYTMGREPGQAYTMGREPGQAYTMGREPGQAYTMGREPGQAYTMGREPGQAYTMGREPGQAYTMGREPGQAYTMGREPGQAYTMGREPGQAYTMGREPGQAYTMGREPGQAYTMGREPGQAYMMGREPGQARWEESPDRPTRWEENPDRPTRWEESPDRPTRWSRETSSCCSLPF